One Osmerus mordax isolate fOsmMor3 chromosome 16, fOsmMor3.pri, whole genome shotgun sequence genomic window carries:
- the LOC136958640 gene encoding regulator of G-protein signaling 13-like, giving the protein MPSLATSTPQQLQSLNMNGEDKTRQKTRTCILTSRLHCKSSQKAVSNGLRPEELIQWSQSLERLLASKYGTVVFKTFLKSEFSDENIEFWLVCEDYKKIKSSFRMSSKAMKIYKRYVQAEAPREINIDHKTRDLIRRNVKAPSSVCFDEAQRIVYGLMEGDSYPRFIRSDLYKTLIHST; this is encoded by the exons ATGCCTAGCTTAGccacctcaacaccccaacagCTGCAGTCACTTAACATGAACGGtgaagacaagacaagacaaaaGACCAG GACCTGTATCTTGACGTCCCGGCTACATTGCAAGTCCTCCCAAAAAGCAGTCTCAAATGG ACTTCGCCCAGAGGAACTAATCCAGTGGTCACAGTCTTTGGAAAGACTTCTTGCATCAAAAT ATGGCACGGTAGTATTTAAAACCTTTCTGAAGTCAGAATTCAGCGATGAGAACATTGAGTTCTGGCTTGTATGTGAGGACTACAAAAAGATCAAGTCTTCCTTCCGAATGTCATCTAAAGCCATGAAGATCTACAAGCGATACGTTCAAGCAGAAGCTCCAAGAGAG ATCAACATCGACCACAAGACCAGAGATCTCATCAGACGAAACGTGAAagctccctcctctgtgtgctTCGACGAGGCCCAGAGGATTGTTTATGGGCTGATGGAGGGAGACTCTTACCCTCGCTTCATCCGGTCCGATTTGTACAAGACTCTAATCCACTCCACGTGA